Proteins from one Arthrobacter sp. Soc17.1.1.1 genomic window:
- a CDS encoding adenylate/guanylate cyclase domain-containing protein, which yields MATDAGDPTPSVPSPLDRETIRRLERKLLGAERTLKRRDIAAGAGVSLLSARKLWRAMGFPNIGDDDVAFTEKDLQALTTIIDLVRQEQLTEDAAISITRAVGQMTDRMVVWQIEAIVEEMVAQRGLTDADARKTLVSELPDLIEPLEKTLVYAWRRQMNAAVQRLALRAESGLRSSEAGRDGDEQDAPLPLARAVGFADLVSYTSLSRQMNERTLAQLVQRFENKSAEIISVGGGRLVKTIGDEVLYIAESPEAGAEISLALSKAFSEDEFLPSARCSLVWGRVLSRLGDIYGPTVNLAARLTALAEPGEVLVDSGTAATLTQNEKFVLTPHEARQVRGFGEVRPVTLARGTGTGIILD from the coding sequence ATGGCGACGGATGCCGGGGACCCGACGCCGTCCGTCCCCTCCCCGCTGGACCGCGAGACCATCCGGCGCCTCGAGCGGAAGCTCCTCGGCGCCGAGCGCACCCTCAAGCGCCGCGACATCGCCGCCGGCGCGGGTGTGTCCCTCCTGTCCGCGCGGAAGCTGTGGCGCGCCATGGGCTTCCCCAACATCGGCGACGACGACGTCGCGTTCACCGAGAAGGACCTCCAGGCGCTCACCACGATCATCGACCTGGTGCGCCAGGAGCAGCTCACCGAGGACGCCGCCATCTCGATCACCCGTGCCGTGGGGCAGATGACGGACCGCATGGTGGTCTGGCAGATCGAGGCCATCGTGGAGGAGATGGTGGCGCAGCGCGGACTCACGGACGCGGACGCGCGGAAGACGCTCGTCTCCGAGCTGCCGGATCTCATCGAGCCCCTCGAGAAGACCCTGGTGTACGCGTGGCGCCGGCAGATGAACGCGGCCGTCCAGCGGCTCGCGCTGCGCGCCGAATCGGGCCTGCGCTCCAGCGAGGCCGGGCGCGACGGCGACGAGCAGGACGCGCCGCTGCCGCTCGCCCGCGCCGTCGGCTTCGCGGACCTCGTCTCCTACACGAGCCTCTCCCGGCAGATGAACGAGCGCACCCTCGCGCAGCTGGTGCAGCGGTTCGAGAACAAGAGCGCGGAGATCATCTCGGTGGGCGGCGGGCGGCTCGTCAAGACGATCGGCGACGAGGTGCTCTACATCGCGGAATCGCCCGAGGCCGGCGCGGAGATCTCCCTCGCCCTGTCCAAGGCCTTCTCCGAGGACGAGTTCCTCCCCTCGGCCCGCTGCTCGCTCGTGTGGGGCCGGGTGCTGTCCCGGCTCGGCGACATCTACGGGCCCACCGTGAACCTCGCCGCGCGCCTCACGGCGCTCGCCGAACCCGGCGAGGTGCTCGTGGACTCCGGCACGGCCGCGACGCTCACGCAGAACGAGAAGTTCGTCCTGACGCCCCACGAGGCGCGCCAGGTGCGCGGGTTCGGCGAGGTGCGCCCCGTGACCCTGGCCCGGGGGACGGGCACGGGGATCATCCTCGACTGA
- a CDS encoding Ig-like domain-containing protein: MKFAGLNRTRPQRRRAMSAAVVTTVTGAVVAGALLYPGFATADVDLNDGGVWVTNETLGMVGHLNYQSRLLDGGYAANSDAFDIQQQTSTVFNINSDQAKVSPVDIANVVRGTEVQLPGDAVLAMGGTTATVTDRSTGSVWITTTAALAAFSDQETDPVSTGRGSVAAVSSSGRVTVADPEAGTISSYAVAADGTWEEPDVREAPELANTGDLQVAAVGEDTVVLDPASGLVVLPDGRTATFEDTERAKLQQSGPAAETVSIATETSLIQQPLDGSDAVTTDIGNGLPAAPVMQAGCLHAAWSGAETYIRDCRDDADDRREDIPNIGAQSELVFRVNRDVVVLNDVAAGDVWLVQQNLELVDNWGDIVPPKDESDEEDQESASENPVNTLPDRSGENRPPVASDDSFGARAGRTTILNVLDNDTDPDGDLLTATLSGDQPPSGTVQSIYDGAGMQIVVPADAPVGRSTFRYDIEDGRGGKAGAAVTLDVRGPDANEAPRAKRPTTILVEQGRSVSQNILSTWEDPDGDDLFLVSATPTPDGDQVRTRSDGLLTFRDVGKSQGVKEVKIVVSDGLEEVEGTVTFDVRANGILPPVANFDHFTAIVGQEVQLSPLQNDLDPAGGQLSLAKAEATGQDAAITPDYDTGTIAFTPSQAGTVYLEYLVTNGPQTASGLIRVDAKASGIEGAPVAVRDVALLPRNGDVLVDVLANDTDPTGGVMVVQSVTTPDGSPLDVALLDHNILRLHDVRGLNQQSTLKYTVSNGAASATGEVSVLSVAGPETLLPPQATPDTATVRVGDVVNIPVLDNDTHPNGDALTLDPVIVQGVDPADGRMFASENVLRFVAGPTAKTVYAIYNVRDTSGQVDSAEVRITIKARDDAKNTQPVPKNLEGRVIAGSTVRIPVPLDGIDADGDSVFLTGIDSAPKQGAAVPGTNYIDFTASATGAGTDSFTYRVRDRFGLENTGTVQVGIAPAAEANQKPIAVNDGAILRPGRAIAVEALRNDSDPDGDIIRLNPDALAATPAEMAPETKDARVLFTAPDQQGTFNVRYQVVDGRGGSADGNITVTVDQNAELLLPIARDDRVEPAQTRGETAVDVPVLDNDEDPDGVREDLEVTVDPEYTGVTVGSDNVVKVDLTEEDQLIPYQVEDIDGGVARAVIWVPSLSEQYPTLVSDAPIDVTAGEDLALDLGELVEVREGRTPRITVAEKVAAIGADNGAELIRDPSNLVYGADLGYAGLGSITFEVTDGTGPDDPEGLTSTLTVLTNVIPAPETNLPPTLTSASLEPATAEPAVSLDLRQLAADPNPEDVDALVFALEGDVPAGFEARLDGSVLEVGATDDARIGAVGRLGISVSDGEEKAVNAVDLTVLASSRPLAVANTDVVPKAIQGEPVTVPVLANDVNPFEDTPLTIVDVIADGNGSASQQGDSVVVTPSDSFVGSMTVQYSVADKTGESNRYVTGRIQLTVEGKPGVPGTPTVESTRSRTVVMSWDPPASNGSPITGYTVTSANGVSQECPTTTCTITGLTNNVEYVFQVTATNANGTSDPSPASAPARPDTKPDQPAPPTLVFGDRSLTVNFTPPNNEGSPIEGYELQISPAPASGAPQRSAAGSPVTWEGLENGTAYKVRVQARNAAPDPSDWSDYSAAETPAGPPGVPQAPTTTRAKSVGAQSQLAVDWNDADPNGAPVTKYEVQEYRGGALVRTLPEIPASQQTITVDNAEADYSYAVRSYNKAGWSAYGAQSAPRRAVGAPAPPPPPALVEADTGGAGRAVTITYTPLSAAQRNGARENEVSYQASFNGRAWQPVSQNQTVGGFANGENVTAVIRAIVTSDGAGYTSEPGAPSAAVRPYGSPGAATAGGRDGRPEQKNLELSWGAPNTNAHDVKQIQIRIDGGGWENVGASGSRTINTGGYEERHTIDVRSLNSRDQPGPVASAAARSGTPPPPPPPEPPPKTEWTIRAGGPELDTRSCMDPANGTNWTGSGCTGSHWMYSETELVSDCYINRSSGPWYRQKSGPNRDANNNGLFLKGIHTYNGNNPPAGMRTC; encoded by the coding sequence GTGAAGTTCGCAGGTCTCAACCGCACAAGGCCGCAGCGCCGCCGTGCCATGTCCGCCGCCGTCGTGACCACTGTCACCGGGGCCGTCGTGGCCGGAGCGCTGCTGTACCCGGGTTTCGCGACCGCGGACGTCGACCTGAACGACGGCGGCGTCTGGGTCACCAACGAGACCCTCGGCATGGTGGGCCACCTGAACTACCAGTCCCGCCTGCTCGACGGCGGCTACGCCGCGAACAGCGACGCGTTCGACATCCAGCAGCAGACCTCCACCGTCTTCAACATCAACTCCGACCAGGCGAAGGTCAGCCCCGTCGACATCGCCAACGTGGTGCGCGGCACCGAGGTGCAGCTGCCCGGCGACGCGGTCCTCGCGATGGGCGGCACCACCGCGACCGTCACCGACCGGTCCACCGGGTCGGTCTGGATCACCACGACGGCGGCCCTCGCCGCCTTCAGCGACCAGGAGACGGACCCGGTCTCCACGGGCCGCGGCTCCGTGGCCGCCGTCTCGTCGTCGGGCCGGGTGACCGTCGCCGATCCCGAGGCCGGCACCATCAGCAGCTACGCCGTCGCGGCGGACGGCACCTGGGAGGAGCCCGACGTCCGGGAGGCGCCGGAGCTCGCGAACACCGGCGACCTGCAGGTCGCCGCCGTGGGGGAGGACACCGTCGTCCTCGACCCCGCCTCGGGGCTCGTGGTCCTGCCGGACGGGAGGACCGCCACCTTCGAGGACACCGAACGCGCGAAGCTCCAGCAGAGCGGACCCGCCGCGGAGACCGTCTCGATCGCCACCGAGACGTCCCTCATCCAGCAGCCGCTCGACGGTTCGGACGCCGTCACCACCGACATCGGCAACGGGCTGCCCGCCGCACCGGTGATGCAGGCCGGCTGCCTGCATGCCGCGTGGTCCGGCGCCGAGACGTACATCCGCGACTGCCGCGACGACGCGGACGACCGCCGGGAGGACATCCCCAACATCGGCGCCCAGTCGGAGCTCGTCTTCCGCGTGAACCGGGACGTCGTGGTCCTCAATGACGTCGCCGCGGGCGACGTGTGGCTCGTGCAGCAGAACCTCGAACTGGTCGACAACTGGGGGGACATCGTCCCGCCGAAGGACGAGTCGGACGAGGAGGACCAGGAGTCGGCGAGCGAGAACCCGGTCAACACCCTGCCGGACCGCTCCGGGGAGAACCGCCCGCCCGTCGCCTCCGACGACTCGTTCGGCGCGCGTGCCGGACGCACCACGATCCTCAACGTGCTCGACAACGACACCGACCCGGACGGCGACCTCCTGACCGCCACGCTCTCCGGCGACCAGCCGCCGTCGGGCACCGTGCAGAGCATCTACGACGGCGCCGGGATGCAGATCGTGGTGCCCGCCGACGCGCCCGTGGGGCGCAGCACCTTCCGGTACGACATCGAGGACGGCCGCGGCGGCAAGGCCGGGGCCGCCGTCACGCTCGACGTCCGCGGGCCGGACGCCAACGAGGCGCCGCGCGCGAAGCGGCCCACGACCATCCTCGTGGAGCAGGGCCGCAGCGTCAGCCAGAACATCCTCAGCACGTGGGAGGACCCGGACGGCGACGACCTGTTCCTCGTCAGCGCGACCCCCACCCCCGACGGCGACCAGGTGCGCACACGCTCCGACGGTCTGCTGACCTTCCGGGACGTCGGCAAGAGCCAGGGCGTCAAGGAGGTGAAGATCGTCGTCTCCGACGGGCTGGAGGAGGTCGAGGGCACGGTCACCTTCGACGTGCGGGCGAACGGCATCCTCCCGCCGGTGGCGAACTTCGACCACTTCACGGCGATCGTGGGCCAGGAGGTGCAGCTGTCCCCGCTGCAGAACGACCTCGACCCGGCCGGCGGGCAGCTGAGCCTCGCCAAGGCCGAGGCCACGGGCCAGGACGCCGCGATCACCCCCGACTACGACACCGGGACCATCGCCTTCACGCCGTCGCAGGCCGGGACGGTGTACCTCGAGTACCTCGTGACCAACGGCCCCCAGACCGCCAGCGGCCTCATCCGCGTGGACGCCAAGGCCAGCGGCATCGAGGGCGCCCCCGTGGCCGTCCGCGACGTGGCCCTGCTCCCGCGGAACGGGGACGTCCTGGTGGACGTCCTCGCCAACGACACCGACCCGACGGGCGGCGTCATGGTGGTGCAGTCCGTGACCACGCCGGACGGCTCGCCGCTCGACGTCGCCCTGCTCGACCACAACATCCTGCGCCTCCACGACGTGCGCGGCCTGAACCAGCAGAGCACCCTGAAGTACACCGTCTCCAACGGTGCCGCGTCGGCCACCGGGGAGGTCAGCGTGCTCTCCGTCGCCGGCCCCGAGACGCTCCTGCCGCCGCAGGCGACGCCGGACACCGCGACGGTCCGCGTGGGCGACGTCGTCAACATCCCCGTGCTCGACAACGACACCCACCCCAACGGCGACGCCCTCACCCTGGACCCCGTGATCGTGCAGGGCGTGGATCCCGCGGACGGCCGCATGTTCGCCTCCGAGAACGTGCTGCGCTTCGTCGCCGGCCCCACCGCGAAGACCGTCTACGCCATCTACAACGTGCGTGACACCTCCGGCCAGGTGGACTCCGCCGAGGTGCGGATCACCATCAAGGCGCGCGACGACGCCAAGAACACCCAACCCGTCCCGAAGAACCTCGAGGGACGCGTGATCGCGGGCTCCACGGTGCGCATCCCGGTCCCGCTCGACGGCATCGACGCCGACGGCGACTCCGTGTTCCTCACCGGCATCGACAGCGCCCCGAAGCAGGGCGCGGCCGTCCCGGGTACGAACTACATCGACTTCACCGCGTCCGCGACCGGTGCGGGCACCGACTCATTCACGTACAGGGTGCGCGACCGCTTCGGTCTCGAGAACACCGGCACCGTGCAGGTGGGTATCGCCCCCGCGGCCGAGGCGAACCAGAAGCCCATCGCGGTGAACGACGGCGCCATCCTGCGTCCCGGCCGCGCGATCGCCGTCGAGGCCCTGCGCAACGACTCCGACCCCGACGGCGACATCATCCGGCTGAACCCGGACGCCCTCGCGGCGACACCCGCCGAGATGGCGCCCGAGACGAAGGACGCGCGGGTGCTGTTCACGGCGCCCGATCAGCAGGGCACCTTCAACGTCCGCTACCAGGTGGTCGACGGCCGGGGCGGCAGCGCGGACGGCAACATCACCGTCACGGTGGACCAGAACGCAGAGCTGCTCCTGCCGATCGCCCGCGACGACCGCGTCGAACCCGCCCAGACGCGCGGCGAGACCGCCGTCGACGTCCCCGTGCTCGACAACGACGAGGATCCCGACGGCGTCCGCGAGGACCTCGAGGTCACCGTGGACCCCGAGTACACGGGCGTGACGGTGGGCAGCGACAACGTGGTGAAGGTGGATCTCACCGAGGAGGACCAGCTCATCCCGTACCAGGTGGAGGACATCGACGGCGGCGTGGCCCGCGCCGTCATCTGGGTGCCGAGCCTCAGCGAGCAGTACCCCACGCTCGTGTCCGACGCGCCCATCGACGTCACCGCGGGGGAGGACCTCGCGCTGGACCTCGGGGAGCTGGTGGAGGTCCGTGAGGGCCGGACGCCGCGCATCACCGTGGCCGAGAAGGTCGCGGCGATCGGTGCGGACAACGGGGCCGAGCTCATCCGTGACCCCTCGAACCTCGTGTACGGGGCTGATCTCGGCTACGCGGGACTCGGCTCCATCACGTTCGAGGTGACCGACGGCACCGGTCCGGACGACCCCGAGGGCCTCACGAGCACCCTCACGGTCCTCACCAACGTGATCCCGGCCCCCGAGACCAACCTCCCACCCACCCTGACCTCCGCCTCGCTCGAGCCGGCCACGGCGGAACCCGCGGTGTCGCTCGACCTGCGGCAGCTCGCGGCGGACCCGAACCCGGAGGACGTCGACGCCCTCGTGTTCGCGCTCGAGGGCGACGTGCCGGCGGGGTTCGAGGCCCGGCTCGACGGCTCGGTGCTCGAGGTCGGTGCCACCGACGACGCGCGCATCGGGGCGGTCGGAAGGCTCGGCATCTCCGTCTCCGACGGCGAGGAGAAGGCCGTCAACGCGGTGGACCTCACGGTGCTCGCCTCCAGCCGGCCCCTCGCCGTCGCCAACACCGACGTGGTGCCGAAGGCCATCCAGGGCGAACCGGTCACCGTGCCCGTGCTCGCCAACGACGTGAACCCCTTCGAGGACACCCCGCTCACCATCGTGGACGTCATCGCCGACGGGAACGGCAGTGCGTCGCAGCAGGGGGACTCCGTCGTCGTGACGCCGTCGGACAGCTTCGTGGGCAGCATGACCGTCCAGTACTCCGTGGCCGACAAGACCGGTGAGAGCAACCGCTACGTGACCGGGCGGATCCAGCTCACGGTCGAGGGCAAGCCCGGTGTGCCCGGGACGCCGACGGTCGAGTCGACGCGCAGCCGGACCGTGGTCATGTCATGGGACCCGCCGGCCAGCAACGGCTCGCCCATCACCGGGTACACCGTCACGAGCGCCAACGGGGTGAGCCAGGAATGCCCCACGACCACGTGCACCATCACGGGGCTGACCAACAACGTCGAATACGTTTTCCAGGTGACCGCCACGAACGCCAACGGCACCTCGGACCCGTCGCCCGCGAGCGCCCCGGCCCGGCCGGACACCAAGCCCGATCAGCCGGCGCCGCCCACCCTCGTGTTCGGCGACCGGTCCCTGACCGTGAACTTCACCCCGCCGAACAACGAGGGCTCGCCCATCGAGGGCTACGAGCTGCAGATCTCGCCCGCACCGGCGAGCGGGGCGCCCCAGCGGTCCGCCGCCGGCAGCCCCGTGACGTGGGAGGGCCTCGAGAACGGCACGGCGTACAAGGTGCGCGTCCAGGCCCGCAACGCGGCCCCGGACCCGTCCGACTGGAGCGACTACTCCGCGGCGGAGACCCCGGCAGGGCCGCCGGGTGTCCCGCAGGCCCCCACGACGACGCGCGCCAAGTCCGTGGGCGCGCAGAGCCAGCTCGCCGTGGACTGGAACGATGCCGATCCCAACGGTGCCCCGGTCACCAAGTACGAGGTGCAGGAGTACCGCGGGGGCGCGCTCGTGCGCACCCTGCCCGAGATCCCCGCCTCGCAGCAGACCATCACGGTGGACAACGCCGAGGCCGACTACTCCTACGCGGTGCGCTCCTACAACAAGGCCGGCTGGTCCGCGTACGGGGCGCAGTCGGCGCCGCGGCGAGCGGTCGGCGCGCCTGCGCCGCCCCCACCGCCCGCACTCGTCGAGGCGGACACGGGCGGTGCCGGCCGCGCCGTCACCATCACGTACACGCCCCTCTCGGCGGCGCAGCGCAACGGCGCCCGCGAGAACGAGGTGTCCTACCAGGCGAGCTTCAACGGCCGCGCGTGGCAGCCGGTCAGCCAGAACCAGACCGTGGGCGGCTTCGCCAACGGCGAGAACGTCACCGCGGTGATCCGCGCGATCGTCACCAGCGACGGCGCCGGCTACACGAGTGAACCGGGGGCACCGTCGGCCGCGGTGCGGCCCTACGGGTCGCCCGGTGCGGCGACCGCCGGCGGGCGCGACGGCAGGCCGGAGCAGAAGAACCTCGAGCTCAGCTGGGGTGCCCCGAACACGAACGCCCACGACGTCAAGCAGATCCAGATCCGGATCGACGGCGGCGGCTGGGAGAATGTGGGCGCCTCGGGCAGCCGGACCATCAACACCGGCGGCTACGAGGAGCGGCACACGATCGACGTCCGCTCGCTCAACTCCCGCGACCAGCCGGGCCCGGTGGCGTCCGCGGCAGCGAGGAGCGGAACCCCGCCGCCGCCCCCGCCACCCGAGCCGCCGCCGAAGACGGAGTGGACCATCAGGGCCGGAGGCCCGGAACTCGACACCCGCAGCTGCATGGATCCGGCCAACGGCACGAACTGGACGGGGTCGGGCTGTACCGGAAGCCACTGGATGTACAGCGAGACCGAACTGGTCTCCGACTGCTACATCAACCGTTCCAGCGGACCCTGGTACCGGCAGAAGTCCGGTCCGAACCGCGACGCCAACAACAACGGCCTGTTCCTGAAGGGGATCCACACCTACAACGGGAACAACCCGCCGGCCGGCATGAGGACGTGCTGA